One part of the Dyadobacter sp. 676 genome encodes these proteins:
- a CDS encoding complex I subunit 1 family protein, with protein sequence MPFTLIIFLLLVPGFVVIGVYLERKVSAFIQDRLGPMEVGKWGLLQLFADLLKLLQKEDIVPKAADRKLFLIAPFVIFISVFAGFAVVPLAPELAGSGAAIGVFFLLTIVSVDVIGLLMAGWGSNNKFALYGAMRAVAQIVSYEIPLGLSILCVIMLTQTLDLQAISYQQGIFAPETIYLFGMRELGIDVTGVGGFLSWNIIRNPFLLIAYVVFFIASLAECNRAPFDLPEGESELVAGFHTEYSGMRWALFMLSEYGMMLLVSLLGAILFLGSWNTPLPNIGPVKLADWTSGEPGTFFGYVTGIFWLLSKAMFGILIQMWARWTLPRLRVDQLMYLGWKVLTPVGLVLFFISGVWRLIGV encoded by the coding sequence ATGCCTTTTACGCTCATCATTTTCCTCTTGCTTGTTCCCGGTTTCGTGGTCATCGGCGTGTACCTCGAAAGAAAGGTCTCGGCCTTCATTCAGGACCGGCTCGGACCGATGGAAGTAGGGAAATGGGGCTTGTTGCAGCTTTTTGCCGATTTGCTCAAACTGCTTCAAAAAGAGGACATTGTGCCTAAGGCTGCCGACCGCAAGCTCTTTCTGATCGCCCCTTTCGTCATATTCATTTCTGTTTTTGCGGGTTTTGCAGTAGTCCCGCTGGCTCCCGAATTAGCCGGATCGGGTGCGGCCATCGGCGTTTTTTTTCTGCTGACGATCGTTTCCGTTGATGTAATCGGCCTGCTGATGGCTGGCTGGGGTTCGAATAACAAATTCGCTTTGTACGGCGCCATGCGTGCGGTGGCGCAGATCGTTTCCTACGAAATACCGCTGGGCTTGTCGATTCTCTGCGTGATAATGTTGACCCAAACGCTCGATTTGCAGGCTATCAGTTACCAGCAAGGCATTTTTGCCCCTGAAACCATTTACCTCTTCGGAATGCGCGAACTGGGCATCGATGTGACGGGCGTAGGAGGGTTTCTTTCCTGGAATATCATCCGCAATCCATTTCTGCTGATCGCCTACGTCGTTTTCTTCATCGCATCGCTGGCCGAATGCAATCGCGCGCCCTTCGATCTTCCGGAAGGCGAATCCGAGCTCGTAGCCGGTTTTCACACCGAATATTCGGGAATGCGGTGGGCGTTGTTCATGCTGTCGGAATATGGCATGATGCTGCTGGTGTCGCTGCTGGGGGCTATTCTTTTTCTGGGAAGCTGGAATACGCCATTGCCGAATATCGGTCCGGTGAAACTCGCCGACTGGACCAGCGGCGAGCCGGGAACCTTTTTCGGCTATGTTACCGGCATTTTCTGGCTGCTTTCCAAAGCTATGTTCGGCATATTGATCCAGATGTGGGCACGCTGGACGTTACCGCGCCTGCGCGTGGACCAGCTCATGTACCTCGGCTGGAAGGTGCTTACGCCTGTGGGACTTGTACTGTTCTTTATCTCGGGAGTCTGGCGTCTGATCGGCGTCTGA
- a CDS encoding NAD-dependent dehydratase, whose amino-acid sequence MSEQVSKVGKKRISILGCGWLGFPLAKRLLGSGITSVVKGSTTSEGKLERFAGAGIDGYLLPLNPEAGIDASISGPFFDSDVIVISVPPRRAQNVPGNYPAQMRMVAEAVRQSPVKEVIFISSTGVYHDLNQTAVEPDVQLPGHSSQPEMVAAENALAELRPAKTVTILRLSGLLGYNRIPGKYVQGQKDLTTGDISVNYIHRDDAVGIIKAIIEQGIQNETFNITAPFHPTRSEVYVDSCGQFGWEAPTFKMPAQHPAFKLISGDKFSKTYRYEFKYPDPLLFHYEPEEGL is encoded by the coding sequence ATGTCGGAACAAGTTTCAAAAGTAGGAAAAAAACGCATAAGCATCCTGGGCTGCGGTTGGCTCGGATTTCCATTAGCTAAACGGTTACTGGGCAGCGGTATTACATCGGTAGTAAAAGGCAGCACCACGTCGGAGGGCAAATTAGAGCGATTTGCAGGGGCCGGAATCGACGGTTACCTGCTGCCGTTAAACCCCGAAGCCGGGATCGATGCGAGCATTTCGGGGCCTTTTTTTGATTCCGACGTGATCGTGATCTCGGTTCCGCCGCGCAGGGCGCAAAATGTACCGGGAAATTACCCCGCGCAGATGCGGATGGTAGCCGAGGCGGTTCGACAATCGCCGGTGAAGGAGGTGATTTTTATCAGTTCGACCGGCGTCTACCACGATTTGAATCAAACCGCCGTCGAACCGGACGTGCAATTGCCCGGGCATTCGTCCCAGCCGGAAATGGTGGCGGCGGAGAATGCACTAGCCGAGTTAAGGCCCGCAAAAACAGTAACTATTCTCAGGTTAAGCGGCCTGCTGGGGTACAACCGTATTCCCGGAAAATATGTGCAGGGACAGAAAGACCTGACTACGGGCGATATTTCCGTGAATTACATCCATCGCGACGATGCGGTCGGGATCATCAAGGCTATTATCGAGCAGGGCATTCAAAACGAAACGTTCAACATCACGGCACCATTTCACCCGACACGCAGCGAAGTTTATGTCGATTCCTGCGGGCAGTTCGGGTGGGAAGCGCCGACATTCAAAATGCCGGCCCAACATCCTGCATTTAAACTGATTTCAGGGGATAAATTTTCGAAAACCTACCGGTACGAATTCAAATACCCCGATCCGCTGCTGTTTCATTACGAGCCGGAAGAAGGTTTATGA
- a CDS encoding trypsin-like peptidase domain-containing protein, whose product MFVDAIEKIDQFTRPVHFIIRYYAGSDIVPGTATLFFVNEDGFAVTCRHVARQILYANSIYENYLKFKGELRKFEKDPGFGTQRNLLETKYKITPGSPIRILFNFIHCVSAYKGLTIHLHPTQDLAIIHFRNYEVKQYQGHAQFLKDSRLVRQGRYLCRLGYPFPEFTNYRYNKNTADIEWTTEGKIKTPSFPIDGIITRHIGDNNEIVGIEMSTPGLRGQSGGPLFDPGGIIYGMQSSTRHLHLGFDQVNREVTIDGHRKKVSNYPFLNVGQCVHVDVIKQFLKEKNIRYYETDPA is encoded by the coding sequence ATGTTTGTTGATGCTATTGAAAAAATAGATCAGTTCACCCGCCCGGTCCATTTTATCATACGTTACTATGCAGGGAGCGATATCGTACCCGGCACAGCGACCTTGTTCTTTGTAAACGAAGACGGCTTCGCAGTAACCTGCCGGCATGTGGCGAGGCAAATACTTTATGCCAACAGCATTTATGAAAACTATCTGAAATTCAAAGGAGAGCTGCGCAAGTTCGAAAAAGACCCGGGCTTCGGCACGCAACGTAATCTGCTTGAAACGAAATACAAAATCACACCTGGCAGCCCGATCCGCATACTTTTCAATTTTATCCATTGCGTATCGGCATACAAGGGGCTAACGATCCATCTGCATCCTACACAGGACCTGGCCATTATCCACTTCAGGAACTACGAGGTGAAGCAATACCAGGGCCATGCCCAATTCCTGAAAGATTCACGGCTGGTCCGACAAGGAAGGTATCTGTGCAGGTTGGGTTACCCGTTTCCCGAATTCACCAATTACCGGTACAACAAAAATACTGCCGACATCGAATGGACGACCGAAGGGAAAATCAAGACTCCTAGCTTTCCCATCGACGGCATCATTACCAGACATATCGGCGACAACAATGAAATCGTGGGCATTGAAATGAGCACGCCCGGGTTACGCGGACAAAGCGGCGGCCCGTTGTTTGACCCCGGTGGCATTATTTACGGCATGCAGAGCTCCACGCGGCACCTCCACCTCGGTTTTGACCAGGTCAACCGGGAAGTAACAATAGACGGCCACCGGAAGAAAGTTTCCAACTACCCTTTCCTGAATGTCGGGCAATGCGTGCACGTGGATGTGATCAAGCAGTTTTTAAAAGAAAAGAACATCCGGTACTACGAAACCGACCCTGCCTGA
- a CDS encoding DUF2911 domain-containing protein, translated as MKKILLIVFALIIVALAGFWGVRKYTKSFSPEAVAETSANGIKIRVSYGQPSKKGRLIFGREQDKALLPYGKVWRTGANEATVIEFEKDVIMGGKPVKAGSYSLFSVPGQSSWKIILNSETGQWGTEYNDGKNVMNVEVPIRIRPAVQEVFHIYFEEIPNGVNMVLSWDQTEALVPFTHP; from the coding sequence ATGAAAAAAATTCTGCTGATTGTTTTTGCCTTGATTATCGTCGCATTGGCAGGCTTTTGGGGAGTTAGAAAATACACGAAATCGTTCAGCCCCGAAGCTGTTGCGGAGACCAGCGCTAATGGTATTAAAATCAGGGTATCATATGGCCAACCGAGTAAAAAAGGTCGCTTGATTTTCGGCCGGGAGCAGGATAAAGCGCTGCTTCCCTATGGCAAGGTCTGGCGTACAGGCGCTAACGAGGCAACGGTAATCGAATTCGAAAAAGACGTAATTATGGGCGGAAAGCCCGTTAAAGCTGGGTCTTATTCGCTTTTCTCTGTTCCGGGGCAAAGCAGCTGGAAAATCATCCTGAATTCGGAAACAGGGCAATGGGGTACGGAATATAATGACGGCAAGAATGTCATGAACGTGGAAGTACCCATCCGTATCCGGCCTGCTGTTCAGGAAGTATTCCATATTTACTTCGAAGAGATCCCCAACGGTGTCAATATGGTCCTGAGCTGGGACCAGACGGAGGCACTGGTTCCTTTTACCCATCCTTAG
- a CDS encoding DUF6089 family protein, whose product MKYTFKHLNGRPSWRRYLPAMLLAGICFFPASPHALAQRVEIGAGVGGFNYRGDISPTFRFRFFKPAGSLFFRYNPNQALSLRAEIAGGFIGADDKHSDDPFQQVRNMSFRTTVFEGSAVAEYNFLNYHDRRFAVNWSPYVFGGIGLNKFDPNIQTSAYKTSGIVLPYGVGIKYQIRRPWNIGLEYGTRKTFTDYLDNLGGDPTSTDKFQQGDPSVKDTYFYVRLSVSYTFYKIFCP is encoded by the coding sequence TTGAAATATACTTTCAAACATTTGAATGGCCGGCCATCGTGGCGGAGATACTTGCCGGCAATGCTGCTGGCAGGTATTTGTTTTTTTCCTGCGAGCCCACATGCACTCGCTCAGCGGGTGGAGATTGGTGCGGGCGTCGGAGGCTTCAACTACCGGGGGGATATTTCACCTACTTTTCGTTTCCGTTTTTTCAAGCCGGCCGGAAGCCTTTTTTTCCGGTATAACCCCAATCAGGCTTTGTCGCTCCGTGCCGAAATAGCAGGCGGTTTTATCGGTGCCGACGACAAACACAGCGACGATCCGTTTCAGCAAGTCCGGAATATGTCGTTCAGGACTACCGTATTTGAGGGAAGCGCCGTTGCGGAATACAACTTTCTGAATTACCACGACCGCCGTTTCGCCGTCAACTGGAGTCCGTATGTTTTCGGAGGTATCGGGCTTAACAAATTTGACCCGAATATCCAGACGAGCGCATACAAAACATCCGGCATTGTCCTGCCTTACGGTGTCGGGATCAAATACCAGATCCGCCGTCCCTGGAATATCGGGCTGGAATACGGCACCCGAAAAACTTTCACCGATTACCTCGACAACCTGGGTGGCGATCCGACTTCCACGGACAAGTTCCAACAGGGCGATCCTTCCGTAAAAGACACCTATTTTTATGTGCGCCTTTCGGTGAGTTATACTTTCTACAAAATCTTTTGTCCCTGA
- a CDS encoding gliding motility protein, giving the protein MCILFIAFLQFSCKTDQRKEADTSNIRFELVSKNLDEELFSCKSVEEVQKFLDSHPYLAQVYFTDAPVEPAKLAAHLFTILQNPDLQAFRAQLDSVIGDRKIRILNPLTDAFKQIKAYYPGFPVPEVQFIITGFTGSDLYISDSLIIVGLDYFGGPAARYRPNVYDYQLRRYQREYIVPSIVFFESNKYNRMNPDDKSLLSDMIGYGKGYEFVKQIMPQTPDSLIIGYSDSDLRKTYNSQTDIWAYFIASKLLYEKSDLKKRKFIDDRPFTTEIGNKVPGAIGRWVGWRIVSRFMVENPDVSLTELMEIDNAGRILQESGYKGQTDED; this is encoded by the coding sequence TTGTGCATTCTGTTTATAGCTTTCCTCCAATTTTCATGTAAAACCGACCAGCGCAAGGAGGCCGATACCAGCAATATCCGGTTTGAACTGGTTTCCAAAAACCTCGACGAAGAGCTGTTCTCCTGCAAATCGGTCGAGGAGGTACAAAAGTTCCTCGATAGCCATCCCTATCTTGCGCAGGTTTACTTTACGGATGCGCCGGTAGAGCCCGCTAAACTGGCCGCCCACCTGTTTACCATCCTCCAAAATCCCGATTTACAGGCATTCCGCGCACAGCTCGACTCCGTTATCGGTGACCGGAAAATCCGCATTCTCAATCCGCTTACCGATGCGTTCAAGCAGATCAAAGCATATTATCCAGGGTTTCCGGTTCCGGAAGTGCAGTTTATCATCACCGGCTTTACAGGCAGCGATCTTTACATTTCGGATTCGCTGATTATCGTCGGCCTCGACTATTTCGGCGGACCGGCAGCCCGTTACCGTCCAAACGTATACGACTACCAGCTCCGTCGTTATCAACGCGAGTACATCGTTCCCTCCATCGTTTTCTTCGAATCCAATAAATACAACCGCATGAACCCCGACGACAAATCGCTGCTTTCGGATATGATCGGTTATGGCAAGGGTTACGAATTTGTAAAACAGATCATGCCGCAAACGCCCGACAGCCTGATTATAGGCTATTCAGACAGTGATTTGAGAAAGACTTATAACAGCCAGACGGATATCTGGGCATATTTCATTGCCAGCAAGCTGCTCTACGAGAAGAGCGATTTGAAAAAGCGCAAGTTCATCGACGACCGTCCGTTCACAACTGAAATCGGCAATAAGGTGCCTGGCGCCATTGGCCGGTGGGTCGGATGGCGGATTGTGAGCAGGTTCATGGTCGAAAACCCCGACGTTTCCCTGACGGAACTGATGGAAATCGATAATGCCGGGCGAATTTTGCAGGAATCGGGATATAAGGGGCAAACCGACGAAGACTAG
- a CDS encoding DUF4295 domain-containing protein, translated as MAKKVVATLKKEGGKSFAKVIKAVKSPKTGAYTFKEEIVPLDGVQGALKN; from the coding sequence ATGGCAAAGAAAGTAGTTGCTACCCTGAAAAAAGAAGGCGGTAAATCATTTGCCAAAGTGATTAAGGCCGTAAAATCTCCTAAAACAGGAGCTTACACCTTCAAAGAAGAAATCGTTCCCCTGGATGGCGTGCAGGGTGCATTGAAAAACTAA
- the gatB gene encoding Asp-tRNA(Asn)/Glu-tRNA(Gln) amidotransferase subunit GatB: MSQTALHPADVTDEILAAYETVIGLEVHCQLLTESKLFTRDFNIFGTEPNTNIGPLTIALPGTLPKVNKKAVEYAIRLGIACGCSISKRTIFDRKNYFYPDLPKGYQISQDKKPICEQGGVHISFKHEGKFTEKTIRFHHIHLEEDAGKSVHDGSHTETMLDYNRAGTPLVEMVSEPDLRSAEETGAFVTEIRRLVRYLGISDGNMEEGSLRADVNVSVRRKGAEKYGTKVEIKNMNSIRNMMRAIAFEERRQVALLECGEQVQQETRMFDVESGQTYGMRVKETMNDYRYFPDPDLSPVVVSDEWLASIKVTMPALPHELREKFVNRYGIPAYDAAVLTDTRELAAYFEAVCAQTSHFKAASNWLMGPVKSFLNDHHGDIAHFPISAANLAALIELNESGAVSHSVAAQKIFPVMLAEPDREPSEIASSNNWLQNSNTNELETLVNEVIDAMPDKVAAYRKGKKGLMGLFVGEVMKKSNGAADPKLVNQLLAQKL, encoded by the coding sequence ATGAGTCAAACCGCACTTCACCCCGCCGACGTTACCGATGAAATTCTGGCCGCTTATGAAACCGTAATCGGTCTGGAAGTACATTGCCAGCTTCTGACGGAGTCCAAGCTTTTTACCCGCGATTTCAACATTTTTGGTACGGAGCCCAACACCAATATCGGTCCGCTGACGATCGCATTGCCGGGAACTTTGCCCAAGGTCAATAAAAAGGCCGTCGAATATGCCATCCGCCTCGGCATTGCCTGCGGATGCTCCATCAGCAAAAGGACCATTTTCGACCGTAAAAATTACTTTTACCCCGACCTTCCGAAAGGTTACCAGATCTCGCAGGACAAAAAACCGATTTGCGAGCAGGGCGGCGTACATATTTCTTTCAAACACGAAGGAAAATTCACGGAAAAAACCATTCGTTTTCACCATATCCATTTGGAAGAAGACGCCGGCAAATCGGTGCACGACGGCAGTCATACCGAAACTATGCTCGATTATAACCGCGCCGGCACACCGCTGGTAGAGATGGTTTCCGAGCCGGATTTGCGTTCGGCGGAAGAAACGGGCGCATTTGTGACGGAAATCCGCCGTCTTGTGCGCTATCTGGGCATCAGCGACGGCAATATGGAAGAAGGTTCCCTGCGCGCGGACGTGAACGTGTCGGTACGCAGGAAGGGCGCTGAAAAATATGGCACGAAAGTCGAGATCAAGAATATGAACTCGATCCGGAACATGATGCGCGCCATCGCTTTCGAGGAACGCCGCCAGGTGGCATTGCTCGAATGCGGTGAGCAGGTGCAGCAGGAAACGAGGATGTTCGATGTGGAAAGCGGGCAGACGTACGGAATGCGCGTGAAGGAAACGATGAACGACTACCGCTACTTCCCCGATCCCGACCTGAGCCCGGTAGTGGTTTCGGACGAATGGCTGGCAAGCATTAAGGTGACCATGCCGGCATTGCCGCACGAATTGCGCGAAAAATTTGTGAATCGATACGGTATCCCGGCCTACGACGCCGCGGTACTGACCGATACCCGTGAGCTGGCCGCATATTTCGAAGCCGTTTGTGCTCAAACAAGCCATTTCAAGGCGGCGTCGAACTGGCTGATGGGCCCTGTGAAATCGTTCCTGAACGATCATCACGGCGACATTGCCCATTTCCCGATCAGCGCCGCTAACCTGGCGGCCCTGATCGAGCTGAACGAGTCGGGCGCGGTGAGCCACTCGGTGGCCGCGCAGAAGATTTTCCCGGTCATGCTGGCCGAGCCTGACCGCGAGCCTTCGGAGATCGCATCGTCAAATAACTGGCTGCAAAACAGCAATACAAACGAGCTGGAAACGTTGGTAAATGAGGTAATCGACGCAATGCCCGACAAGGTTGCGGCATACCGAAAAGGTAAAAAAGGGCTTATGGGGTTATTCGTCGGCGAAGTGATGAAAAAATCGAACGGAGCCGCCGATCCGAAGCTCGTCAACCAGTTGCTGGCGCAAAAGTTGTAA
- a CDS encoding DUF3299 domain-containing protein, which produces MKSVKISILFLCIVSLFAFKPAIEPVKLTWETLRDVTFKKKWYAEESIYMLHPTFGPSVQKLKGQQVTITGYILPVDLEANLYVLSAFPFSACFFCGGAGPETVMTLNFKKKDGRKFKTDERLTFTGTLKLNADDIYQMNYILDGAEIAK; this is translated from the coding sequence ATGAAATCTGTCAAAATCAGCATATTGTTCCTTTGCATAGTCTCATTGTTCGCCTTCAAACCGGCTATTGAGCCGGTAAAGCTGACTTGGGAAACCCTGCGGGACGTCACTTTCAAAAAGAAATGGTATGCCGAGGAGTCGATTTATATGCTGCACCCGACGTTTGGCCCGAGCGTACAGAAGCTGAAAGGGCAGCAGGTTACCATTACCGGCTATATCCTGCCGGTTGATTTGGAGGCCAATTTGTACGTGCTCTCCGCATTTCCGTTCAGCGCGTGCTTTTTCTGCGGCGGCGCAGGCCCGGAAACGGTAATGACCCTAAATTTCAAGAAAAAAGACGGCAGAAAGTTCAAAACCGACGAGCGCCTTACTTTTACAGGTACATTGAAGCTCAACGCCGATGATATTTACCAGATGAACTACATCCTGGACGGCGCCGAGATTGCGAAATGA
- the rpmG gene encoding 50S ribosomal protein L33, with product MAKKGNRVQVILECTEQKESGVPGMSRYVTTKNRKNTPGRMELKKFNSFLRRYTVHKEIK from the coding sequence ATGGCTAAGAAAGGTAATAGAGTACAGGTCATATTGGAATGCACAGAACAAAAAGAGAGCGGTGTTCCAGGCATGTCACGTTACGTGACCACAAAAAATCGGAAGAATACGCCAGGCCGTATGGAATTGAAGAAATTCAACTCTTTCCTGAGACGTTATACAGTCCACAAAGAAATTAAGTAA
- a CDS encoding TlpA disulfide reductase family protein: MKELLKRSALVLGSALLSFQVMAQIEPKGFTVNGKVKSGSKGEKVILSQSTAAGSSVKIDSAQLAADGSFTLKGIEKDRGSFFTINIADRQKFPLLVEGGETFTVTADGTPKDDKGNGGKVSVTGSRNMEYYAKVDQLMQTFSAKVTGWNEAYATAEEKKDTKKIQEIQQAYQAAEKERVMALRQMIPEMGTSLIALFSANNFLSPETDLDILKKLADDYSKVDPVPTLAKGFIGSVKRMAGLAVGEVAPDFTLNSPEGKPIALSSLRGKYVLIDFWASWCGPCRIENPNVVRMYGKFKDKGFDIYGVSLDDNEKAWKTAIERDKLTWLHGSELKKWNSGVAQTYGVNAIPATFLLDKEGKIIAKNLRGAALESKLTELLGAQ, encoded by the coding sequence ATGAAGGAACTATTAAAACGGAGTGCATTGGTTTTGGGCAGCGCGTTGCTGAGCTTCCAGGTCATGGCGCAAATCGAACCGAAGGGCTTTACCGTCAATGGAAAGGTCAAAAGCGGTTCCAAAGGCGAAAAAGTCATCCTGTCGCAATCCACAGCCGCCGGGTCTTCTGTTAAAATAGATTCCGCCCAGCTTGCGGCCGACGGTAGTTTTACATTGAAAGGAATCGAGAAGGACCGCGGCAGTTTTTTTACGATCAATATCGCCGACCGGCAGAAATTCCCATTGCTCGTCGAAGGCGGGGAGACATTCACTGTGACGGCCGACGGCACCCCGAAAGACGACAAAGGCAATGGCGGAAAAGTGAGTGTTACCGGTTCCAGAAACATGGAATATTACGCCAAAGTGGACCAGCTCATGCAGACATTCTCGGCCAAAGTAACCGGTTGGAATGAAGCCTATGCCACTGCGGAGGAGAAAAAAGATACCAAAAAAATCCAGGAGATACAGCAGGCCTACCAGGCTGCGGAAAAGGAGCGTGTAATGGCCTTGCGCCAGATGATCCCCGAAATGGGTACATCGCTCATCGCCCTTTTTTCGGCCAACAACTTCCTCTCGCCCGAGACCGATCTCGACATTCTGAAAAAGCTTGCCGATGATTATTCCAAAGTCGACCCGGTGCCTACGCTCGCGAAAGGTTTTATCGGTTCCGTCAAAAGAATGGCCGGCCTCGCGGTAGGTGAAGTAGCCCCTGATTTCACGCTCAACAGCCCTGAGGGCAAACCGATCGCGTTGTCGTCGTTACGCGGCAAATACGTGCTGATCGACTTTTGGGCGTCCTGGTGCGGCCCTTGCCGGATAGAAAACCCGAATGTGGTGCGTATGTACGGCAAGTTCAAGGACAAAGGCTTCGACATTTACGGCGTTTCGCTGGATGATAACGAAAAGGCCTGGAAAACTGCCATAGAACGCGATAAACTCACCTGGCTGCATGGTTCGGAATTGAAAAAATGGAATTCCGGCGTAGCGCAGACTTACGGCGTCAACGCGATCCCCGCCACATTCCTGCTCGATAAAGAAGGAAAAATCATCGCAAAAAACCTCCGCGGCGCGGCGCTCGAATCGAAGCTGACCGAACTGCTAGGGGCTCAATAA
- a CDS encoding ATP-binding cassette domain-containing protein, with protein MISSNQLRFAYSPQKRFSFPDIHCDDKETLLILGQSGKGKTTLLHLLALLLEPESGDVVIAGKSVKNLTPREITATRARNIGIIYQRPHFVSSLSVMDNILLSNYLANRKEDRQKARQLAEQLGFADHLSKKTNQLSQGEQQRVSIARSLMNNPNIILADEPTSNLDDDNCQRVIQLLKKQSAQIGASLVVVTHDQRLKDEFSNQVFL; from the coding sequence ATGATTTCGAGTAATCAGTTAAGGTTTGCCTACTCCCCTCAGAAACGGTTCAGTTTTCCCGATATTCATTGCGACGACAAGGAAACCCTGCTGATCCTCGGGCAGTCGGGCAAGGGAAAAACAACATTGCTGCACCTGCTGGCCCTGTTGCTGGAACCCGAATCCGGCGACGTCGTAATCGCAGGCAAGTCGGTGAAAAACCTGACGCCGCGGGAAATCACAGCCACACGGGCCCGGAATATCGGCATTATCTACCAGCGGCCGCATTTCGTAAGTTCACTTTCGGTGATGGACAATATTCTGCTCTCCAACTACCTGGCCAACCGGAAGGAAGACCGGCAAAAGGCACGCCAACTAGCCGAACAACTGGGTTTTGCCGACCATCTTTCGAAGAAAACAAACCAGCTGAGCCAGGGCGAGCAGCAGCGGGTGAGCATTGCACGGTCCTTGATGAACAATCCGAATATTATTCTGGCCGACGAGCCGACCTCCAACCTCGACGACGACAACTGCCAGCGGGTGATCCAGTTGCTGAAAAAACAATCGGCGCAAATCGGGGCGAGCCTGGTGGTGGTCACCCACGACCAACGCCTCAAGGATGAATTCTCTAACCAGGTCTTTCTGTAA
- the ftsY gene encoding signal recognition particle-docking protein FtsY, which yields MGLFGFFSKEKKETLDKGLEKSKDSFFGKLSRAIVGKTTIDEDVLDELEDILVSSDVGVETTVKVIKRIEERVARDKYASTAELDSILREEIAALLTENKSVDIRDSFETEHLPKPYVIMVVGVNGVGKTTTIGKLAHQFHQRGHKVVLGAADTFRAAAVDQLKLWGQRVNVPVIDHGMNTDPSAVAYDAIKKGVESNADVIIIDTAGRLHTKVNLMNELSKIKRVMQKILPEAPHEVLLVLDGSTGQNAVIQAREFTKVTDITALAITKLDGTAKGGVVIGISDEFKIPVKYIGVGEKMDDLQVFDRAEFVDSLFKKIG from the coding sequence ATGGGTTTATTTGGCTTTTTTTCAAAGGAGAAAAAAGAAACATTAGATAAGGGCCTCGAAAAAAGCAAGGACAGCTTCTTTGGCAAGCTTTCACGGGCTATTGTGGGTAAAACCACGATCGACGAGGACGTTCTGGACGAATTGGAAGACATACTGGTAAGCTCGGATGTAGGCGTGGAAACGACCGTCAAGGTTATTAAACGCATCGAAGAGCGCGTTGCCAGGGATAAATATGCATCGACCGCCGAGCTCGACAGCATCCTGCGCGAGGAAATCGCCGCATTGCTGACCGAGAACAAGTCGGTCGACATCAGGGACAGCTTCGAAACCGAACATTTGCCGAAACCCTATGTGATTATGGTGGTGGGCGTGAATGGGGTAGGTAAAACGACGACGATCGGCAAGCTGGCGCACCAGTTTCACCAGCGTGGGCACAAGGTCGTGCTCGGCGCGGCGGATACCTTCCGTGCCGCGGCCGTCGACCAGCTGAAACTGTGGGGCCAGCGCGTGAATGTGCCGGTGATCGATCACGGCATGAACACCGACCCGTCGGCCGTCGCATACGACGCGATCAAAAAAGGTGTCGAGTCGAATGCAGATGTAATTATCATCGACACGGCAGGCCGCCTGCATACGAAAGTGAATTTGATGAACGAGCTTTCGAAAATCAAGCGCGTGATGCAGAAAATCCTCCCCGAAGCACCGCACGAAGTATTGCTCGTCCTCGACGGCAGCACCGGCCAGAACGCCGTGATCCAGGCACGCGAATTCACCAAAGTAACCGACATTACCGCATTAGCCATCACCAAGCTCGACGGCACCGCGAAAGGCGGCGTAGTGATCGGCATTTCGGATGAGTTCAAAATCCCGGTCAAATACATCGGCGTAGGCGAGAAAATGGACGATTTACAGGTTTTCGACCGCGCGGAGTTTGTGGATTCGCTGTTTAAGAAAATAGGATAA